The following proteins are encoded in a genomic region of Enterocloster clostridioformis:
- the tnpB gene encoding IS66 family insertion sequence element accessory protein TnpB (TnpB, as the term is used for proteins encoded by IS66 family insertion elements, is considered an accessory protein, since TnpC, encoded by a neighboring gene, is a DDE family transposase.), producing the protein MRKQLDGLVDIIQYSFQLDPYSNSLFLFCGKRADRIEAVHYEGDGFCLFYKRYENGRLQWPRTGEEARQISHQQLRWLLVGLNPEQPKAVRSWVPPKHWFSLIQRGEMVIFIIAIRWLPLVI; encoded by the coding sequence ATGAGAAAACAGCTGGACGGTCTGGTGGATATCATCCAGTACAGCTTTCAGCTTGACCCTTACAGCAATTCCCTGTTCCTTTTCTGCGGGAAACGGGCGGACCGGATCGAGGCAGTCCATTATGAAGGGGACGGCTTCTGCCTGTTCTATAAGCGCTACGAAAACGGCCGCCTCCAATGGCCGCGGACGGGCGAAGAAGCCAGACAGATCTCCCACCAGCAGCTCCGCTGGCTGCTGGTGGGCCTGAACCCGGAGCAGCCAAAAGCGGTCCGCAGCTGGGTTCCCCCGAAGCACTGGTTTTCATTGATACAGAGGGGTGAAATGGTAATATTTATAATTGCCATCCGGTGGCTTCCACTCGTAATTTAA
- the tnpA gene encoding IS66 family insertion sequence element accessory protein TnpA has protein sequence MDISALTPDKQVKLQYWLDVIRQCRASGLTNQAWCEQHHISLKSYYYWIAKIRKLALEELPRKSHGCRPVMEQTALIPDAAPEFTEVSLHGRQDPCAAPAAVLRAGTVTVDLFEDTPRELLETILKAVRSC, from the coding sequence ATGGACATTTCCGCTTTAACTCCGGATAAACAGGTAAAACTTCAGTACTGGCTGGACGTGATCCGGCAATGCAGAGCCTCCGGTCTAACAAACCAGGCATGGTGCGAACAACATCATATCTCCCTAAAAAGCTATTACTACTGGATCGCAAAGATCCGGAAACTGGCGCTTGAAGAACTGCCCCGAAAGAGTCATGGATGCAGGCCGGTCATGGAGCAGACTGCGTTGATTCCGGATGCGGCTCCGGAATTTACGGAGGTATCCCTTCACGGCAGGCAGGATCCCTGTGCCGCTCCTGCAGCAGTACTCCGTGCCGGTACGGTGACTGTTGACCTCTTTGAAGATACGCCCCGCGAGTTGCTGGAGACCATTCTGAAAGCGGTGAGATCATGTTAG